A window of the Cicer arietinum cultivar CDC Frontier isolate Library 1 chromosome 6, Cicar.CDCFrontier_v2.0, whole genome shotgun sequence genome harbors these coding sequences:
- the LOC101504293 gene encoding chaperone protein dnaJ GFA2, mitochondrial-like: MVRSSGITLFTHFARRSLFHANDSVYQVVFQRGYRILNSGSRNSSRIIGSYAPNGRDGVNLKNWLLLGAANSYLGAARSIHGSASLARDYYDVLGVSKDASSSEIKKAYYGLAKKLHPDTNKDDPEAEKKFQEVTIAYEVLKDGEKRQQYDQVGHDAFVNQQSTGFGGEGGFNPFEQAFRGGHDFFKSFFHQNVGGEDVKTIIELSFTEAIQGCTKTLEFQTDLLCNTCGGSGVPPGTRPETCKQCKGSGVIFVQTGIFRMESTCATCRGTGKIVSNFCRSCKGAKVVKGTKTVKLDIFRGIDNNETLKVYGGGAADPDGHHSGDLYVTIKVREDPVFRREGLDVHVDAVVSFTQAILGAIIEVPTFTGHVSLRVPPGTKPGAKVVLKRKGVVRGISSKDTHNLKYGDQYVHFNVSIPTNLTERQHKLIEEFAKEEQEEFDKRRAASSSN; this comes from the exons ATGGTTCGCTCTAGTGGCATCACTCTCTTTACCCATTTTGCTCGTCGATCTCTCTTTCACGCCAACGATTCC GTGTATCAAGTAGTGTTCCAAAGGGGTTATAGGATATTGAATTCAGGATCACGCAATTCATCTAGAATTATTGGTAGTTATGCACCAAATG GTAGAGATGGTGTTAATTTGAAGAACTGGTTGCTATTGGGAGCGGCTAATTCATATTTGGGGGCTGCTAGGTCAATTCATGGCTCGg CATCATTGGCAAGGGACTATTATGACGTTCTTGGTGTGAGTAAGGATGCAAGCTCTTCTGAAATAAAGAAAGCTTACTATGGG CTTGCAAAGAAGCTCCATCCAGACACAAATAAAGATGACCCTGAGGCTGAAAAGAAGTTTCAAGAAGTTACAATTGCATATGAG GTTTTGAAAGATGGGGAAAAACGTCAACAGTATGATCAG GTTGGACATGATGCCTTTGTAAACCAACAAAGCACTGGTTTTGGAGGCGAGGGTGGCTTTAATCCTTTCGAGCAGGCATTCCGTGGTGGTCAT GATTTTTTCAAGAGCTTTTTCCATCAGAATGTTGGCGGAGAGGATGTCAAG ACTATAATTGAACTATCTTTTACCGAAGCTATCCAAGGGTGCACCAAAACCTTGGAATTTCAAACAGATCTGCTGTGTAATACTTGtg GTGGGAGTGGTGTTCCTCCTGGTACAAGACCTGAAACTTGTAAGCAATGTAAAGGGTCAGGAGTG ATATTTGTACAAACCGGAATATTCAGAATGGAGAGTACTTGTGCAACCTGCAGGGGAACTGGAAAAATTGTATCG AATTTCTGCAGGTCTTGCAAGGGTGCAAAAGTTGTCAAAGGAACAAAGACAGTCAAGTTGGATATTTTTCGTg GGATAGACAACAATGAGACCCTAAAGGTGTATGGAGGTGGTGCAGCAGATCCCGATGGACATCATTCTGGTGATTTATATGTTACTATCAAG GTTAGGGAAGATCCTGTTTTTCGCAGAGAAGGACTTGATGTTCACGTGGATGCTGTTGTAAGTTTCACTCAG gCAATTTTGGGGGCAATTATTGAAGTCCCAACTTTCACTGGACATGTATCACTTAGG GTTCCCCCAGGCACCAAACCTGGTGCGAAGGTGGTGTTGAAAAGGAAAGGTGTAGTGAGAG GGATCAGTTCAAAAGATACTCACAACTTAAAATATGGGgaccaatatgttcattttaaTGTCAGCATTCCAAC AAACCTGACAGAGAGACAACATAAATTGATCGAAGAGTTTGCCAAGGAAGAGCAAGAGGAATTTGATAAACGGAGAGCTGCATCGTCTTCTAATTAG
- the LOC105852372 gene encoding polyadenylate-binding protein RBP45-like: MMQSGPGIGQQPPQQYQQPSPQQPYVMMQPQLQAQPAVLSQSAQPPQQAASADKVRTIWIGDLQYWMDENYLYTCFGQTGEVTSLKVIRNKQTSQSEGYGFNEFNSRATAERMLQTYNGAIMPNGGQSYRLNWATFSAGERSSRQDDGPDHAIFVGDLAIDVTDYLLQETFRARYNSVKGAKVVIDRLTGQSKGYGFVRFADESEQMRAMTEMQGVLCSTRPMRIGPATNKNPAATTQQPKTSYQNSQGAQSENDPNNTTIFVGNLDPNVTDDHLRQVFSQYGELVRVKIPSGKRCGFVQFSDKAEHERGITIDIALWKFETTKYYCTVIDAPGHRDFIKNMITGTSQADCAVLIIDSTTGGFEAGISKDDQIREHALLAFTLGVKQMICCCNKMDAITPKYSKARYDEIVKEVSSYLKKVGYNPDKIPFVPITGFEGDNMNERSTNLD, encoded by the coding sequence ATGATGCAGTCTGGACCTGGCATAGGGCAACAACCGCCACAGCAGTACCAGCAGCCCTCGCCGCAGCAGCCGTACGTCATGATGCAACCTCAACTTCAGGCGCAGCCGGCCGTGTTGTCTCAATCCGCCCAGCCTCCTCAGCAAGCCGCCAGCGCAGATAAGGTACGTACTATCTGGATCGGCGATTTGCAGTACTGGATGGATGAGAATTATCTCTACACCTGCTTCGGTCAAACCGGCGAGGTAACATCTCTAAAAGTGATTAGGAATAAGCAAACTAGTCAATCGGAAGGTTATGGTTTTAACGAGTTTAATTCTCGTGCTACTGCTGAGAGAATGCTTCAAACATATAATGGAGCCATTATGCCGAATGGTGGCCAGAGCTACAGATTGAATTGGGCAACATTCAGTGCTGGGGAGAGGTCATCTCGGCAAGATGATGGTCCTGATCATGCCATTTTTGTTGGTGATTTGGCTATTGATGTTACTGATTACCTTCTTCAGGAGACTTTTAGGGCTCGTTATAACTCGGTGAAGGGGGCAAAAGTTGTGATTGATAGGCTTACTGGTCAGTCTAAGGGTTATGGTTTTGTTAGATTTGCTGATGAGAGTGAACAAATGAGGGCTATGACTGAGATGCAAGGGGTTCTTTGTTCAACAAGGCCCATGAGGATTGGACCAGCCACTAATAAAAATCCTGCTGCCACCACTCAGCAGCCGAAAACTTCATATCAGAACTCTCAAGGTGCACAAAGTGAGAATGATCCAAATAATACAACTATTTTTGTTGGCAATTTGGATCCTAACGTCACTGATGATCATCTGAGGCAAGTTTTCAGCCAATATGGTGAATTAGTACGTGTGAAGATTCCATCAGGCAAGCGATGCGGATTTGTCCAATTTTCAGACAAGGCTGAGCATGAAAGAGGTATCACAATTGACATTGCTCTGTGGAAGTTTGAGACAACTAAGTATTACTGCACTGTCATTGATGCCCCCGGACACAGAGATTTCATTAAGAACATGATTACTGGAACATCCCAAGCTGATTGTGCTGTCCTTATCATTGATTCCACTACTGGTGGTTTTGAAGCTGGTATTTCTAAGGACGATCAGATCCGTGAACATGCTCTCCTTGCTTTCACTCTTGGTGTGAAGCAAATGATTTGCTGTTGTAACAAGATGGATGCCATTACTCCCAAGTACTCTAAGGCTAGGTATGATGAAATTGTGAAGGAAGTTTCATCCTATTTGAAGAAGGTTGGCTACAACCCAGACAAAATTCCATTTGTTCCAATCACTGGTTTTGAGGGAGATAACATGAATGAGCGCTCTACAAACCTTGACTAG